In the Candidatus Izemoplasmatales bacterium genome, GCGGAACGGCGGCGATGCTGGTTCTGGCAGCGTTAGTAATTATATCATAAAGACCCATGCAAATCAACAGATATCGTCAGCGCTTCTTGAGCAGGTCGGGACGGCGTTCCATCGTACGTTTAAGCGACTGTTCGCGGCGCCATCTGTCGATCTCCGCGTGGTTTCCGGAAAGCAGGACGTCGGGGACGCGCATCCCCATGTACTCGACCGGACGGGTATACTGCGGATGCTCGAGCAGGCCGTCGTAGAAGGAATCGTGCGGTGCCGATTCGGGCGAACCGAGCACTCCCGGCAACAGTCGGATGACGCTGTCGGCGATCGCCATCGCGGCGATCTCGCCGCCGGTGAGGACGTAGTCGCCGATCGAGATCTCGAGGTCGACGAGGCTGCGTACGCGTTCGTCGAAGCCTTCGTAATGGCCGCAGATCATCACGAGGTGGTCGGCTTTCGACAGCCGGATCGCCTCGGCCTGGTCGAACGGCCGGCCCTGCGGGGTGAGGAGGATCTTGACGGCCCGTTCGATCCCCGCGATCGACTGGAGGGCGCGGTGGATCGGCTCGACGGACAATACCATCCCGGCGCCGCCGCCGAAGGCGTAGTCGTCGACGTGGCGGTGCTTGTTGGTCGCGAAGTCGCGGAAATCGACGATCTCGATCTCGACGGCGCCCAGTTCCCTGGCGCGTTTCAGGATCGATTCGCCGAAGACGCCGGCGAACATGTCGGGGAACAGGCTGAGAATCGTGATCTTCATAGGAGGCCTTCCATTTCCGCGACGACCACGGTCCGCGTCTCCATGTCGACGGAAGGCACGAGTGCGTGCACAAACGGGACGAGCGCCTTGGTGCCGTCGCTCTTCCTGATCTCGAGGTAGTCGCCTTGGGGATACGTACGGATGCCGTCGACGACGCCGACGGCGACGCCGCCTTGCCGGACCGAAAGGCCGATCAGGTCGGTCGCGCGGAACTCGTTCGTCCCGAGGGCGACCGGAGCGGTCTCCTCGGCGAGCAGGACGAGTCCCTTGTACGGCAGGACCGATTCGATCGTGTCGTGGCCGCGGAAGGTCACGAGGTCGAAGCCGCGATGCGGACGGTAACTCCGGACGACGAGCTCGACGCGCCCGGCGGGGGCGTCGAGGACCACGACGGCTTCCGGGGCGTAACGGTCGGTCGCGAAATCGGTCGACGTCGCGACGCGGACCTCGCCCTTGAGGCCGTGGGTGTTGACGATCCTGCCGATCGGAACGAGCGCCATCTCAGAATCTCCGCGTCTTCTTCGCCATGAAGCCTTTGGGCGTGCGGTCGACGTTGTAGATGCCCCAGTGCTTCTCCGGTTCGATCGGGTCGCCGCCGCCCTTCCAGGGCTCGTCGAAGGCTTCGAAGATGAACATCGTGACCTGGTTCTCGCGGCTCCACTTCTCGACCTGGGCGAGATAGTCGGCCTGCTGCTCCTCGCCGACGTCGTCCTTGTCCATCTGGTCGTTGCAGGAGGTCGCCCAGCCGAACTCGGTGAAGATGATCTGCTTGTCGGGATAGGCGGCCCGGTTTTCCTCGAAGTCGCGGATGTTGACCGCGAGCGCTTCGGGCAGATGCTTGCGGAGCCATAGCGGGTACGAATGGATCGAAAGGAAGTCGACTTCGGCTGCAAGCGGCGCGCAGCGGGTGCGCCACGCATAGGCGCCCTCGCAGAACGTGATCGGCACGTCGGTGAGGGTGCGCAGATAGCGGACATGCGAAGCGAGCGTTTCCGACGCCATCAGGTTCGGATGCCATTCGGACGTGTTCTCGTTGCCGACGGCGATCGCCAGGACGATGTCCTTGTACCGGTTCGCCAGTTCGGCGAGCCGGTCGAGTTGACGGATGTTCTCGATCTTGTTCCGTTCGATCTCCGCGTCGGAGTGGAGTCCGCCCCACGGGCAGTTCGGATTGGAGATCTCGCCTCTCGGTTCGATCCCGATCATCACCTTGAAGGGCAGTTTCTCTTCCTCCACGACGCGCAGAACGGTACGGGCGTATTCGGATACGTCGTACATGCGGAGATAGTCGAAATGCGGTTTCAGGATGGTCAGGTCCTCAAGGACCTGCGCATATGTTGGATAGACGCGCGTAATGGGGCTCTGCCCCTCGCGGTATCCGGAATAGCAAACGCCTCTGCCGAATTTGATCATGGTCATCCCTCCGAGCAATACAAATTGTAACATACACCCCGCGATTATTCAACACACAGAAAAAAGGACGGGATTTCTCCCGTCCGCATCAGCTTTCCTTGGTGATTTCGCCGGCTTTCTTCAAGGTGATCTTGGTGATGAAGGGGCCGACCAGTTCGTAGATCAGGGTCGCGCACAGGATGATCGCGCGAATCATCGCGGCGGTCTCGGCGTCGAGGATCTGGACCGCGACGAGGCTGAGGCCGATCGCGACGCCCGCCTGCGGTACGAGCGCGTAACCGAGCAGTTTCGACACGACCGGCGGCGACTTGCTGATCTTCGCGCCGAACCAGGCTCCGAAGATCTTGCCGGCGACGCGCAGGAGAACGTAGATGACGCCGATGATGCCGATCTGCGAGAGCACCGAGAGGTTGAGGTCGGCGCCGTTCAGGACGAAGAACATGATGAAGATCGGCGGCGTCACGAAATAGATGAGTCCGTTCACGGTCTCGTAGACGGGGCTCAGGTTGGCGAACACGCCTCCCATCGCCATGCATGCGAGCAACGGCGATCCTCCGGCCAGGTCGGCGAGGTAGACCGTCATGAACACCGCCGCGACGACAAGCGAGATGCGGTTGCCGCGTCCGGT is a window encoding:
- the trmD gene encoding tRNA (guanosine(37)-N1)-methyltransferase TrmD; the encoded protein is MKITILSLFPDMFAGVFGESILKRARELGAVEIEIVDFRDFATNKHRHVDDYAFGGGAGMVLSVEPIHRALQSIAGIERAVKILLTPQGRPFDQAEAIRLSKADHLVMICGHYEGFDERVRSLVDLEISIGDYVLTGGEIAAMAIADSVIRLLPGVLGSPESAPHDSFYDGLLEHPQYTRPVEYMGMRVPDVLLSGNHAEIDRWRREQSLKRTMERRPDLLKKR
- the rimM gene encoding ribosome maturation factor RimM (Essential for efficient processing of 16S rRNA), which translates into the protein MALVPIGRIVNTHGLKGEVRVATSTDFATDRYAPEAVVVLDAPAGRVELVVRSYRPHRGFDLVTFRGHDTIESVLPYKGLVLLAEETAPVALGTNEFRATDLIGLSVRQGGVAVGVVDGIRTYPQGDYLEIRKSDGTKALVPFVHALVPSVDMETRTVVVAEMEGLL